TGGGAGTATCAAACTCAAAAACTTCAGCGTATATACGATGGAGATTCAATTCGTCAAATCCGTACTTGATAAGAATGGATCCTGCGTCAGAAGCAAATTTTTCATCAATATATATATTGCCTGCACCAATATAGAGCGAAAAATCGGCATTCCTTTGTATCCAGTTGATGTAACATAGTCCACATGCCCCAATTAATATATCATTATTAAGGTCAACAATAGCAAACATGATGGTGTTTCTGTCATTTTGAATAATGTTTTCGAACCAGTTTTCCTGATTTATATAACTTAACTCTCGGTATTCCCGGAAATACCTCCGTAATTGAGGTAAATTTCGCCATTCCAGCATCTGGTGGATATCCTCTTTTTCAATTGCTCTTAATCCTATGATATTTCCGTGAATCATCAGGATAACTCCATGTCTGTTAGGGAAATATCTTCCCCGTGTTGCTTATACGTTTTAATCTTTTTTCCCAGCAACAAATCAATATCGTATGGTTGGACTGCACCCAATATTGATGGCCGTAAAATTTCCAGATCATCCCGGTTTATTATAGATTCTGGTTTAAGTTCATGAGCCGCTCTGATACACCGCCGCTGGATTATTGCAGTCTCATTCTCATTTTTTTCAATAGTTTTGATACCTGAGCCGAGTGCAACTTCTAGATCCCGGGTATTTTCTACCATATCTTTCCATGATCTAGGATTCATTGAGAACGAATGATCCGGACCTACCCGGTTATTATCATCGGTAAAATGTTTTTCGATGACTCTTGCCCCAAGGGAAACTGCTCCAAGCACAGCGGTATATCCTGGCGTATGGTCGGAAAACCCAAGGACCATTCTGGGAAATTGTTTTGCATATGTTTTTAATACGTTTAAATTTACATAACGGAAATTATCACGACATCCGGTGTAATTAGTATTACATTGGAGAAGGACAAGATTGCGGTTATGTTTCAGGACTGCTGCTACGGCCCTTTCAACGTCTCCCATGGAGGATGCCCCTGTTGCAAGAAGTACTGGCTTTCCTTGCAGTGCTATGTATTCCAGAAATTCAGTCCACGTGATATCCCCGGATCCAATTTTAAATGCGGGGATAACGTTCTTGAAGAGATCAACCGCTTCAAAATCATATGGTGTTGTAAGAAGATCAATGCCTTCTTTTCGGGCAGTCTCTATGAGATCCAAGGTCCATTCTCTTGGACATTCATACTCCTTATATGTATCAAATACTGATTTTTTCCATTCATTCTGATGTCCAATTTTCGTTTTTAAGTGAGAAAATCCGTAATCACTTACAATTTTGGTTGCCCGAAAATGCTGGAATTTAACTGCATCTGCACCACTTTGTTTGGCAAGCCGAATAAGATCATGAGCACGATCAAGATTACCATCATGGTTCGATGCAATATCCGCAATGAAATAAACAGAATCATTGATCGAGATTTTCCTATCATTAATTTTAATAAATTGGTTATATTTCAATGTGGACCCCCTGTAGATATTCCTCTGAAAGTTTGTTAATC
The sequence above is drawn from the Methanomicrobiales archaeon HGW-Methanomicrobiales-1 genome and encodes:
- a CDS encoding N-acetyltransferase — translated: MIHGNIIGLRAIEKEDIHQMLEWRNLPQLRRYFREYRELSYINQENWFENIIQNDRNTIMFAIVDLNNDILIGACGLCYINWIQRNADFSLYIGAGNIYIDEKFASDAGSILIKYGFDELNLHRIYAEVFEFDTPKQKLMAILGFKLEGTLRETHWSEGKWNDSLMYGTLKSDKNHNNMNII
- a CDS encoding N-acetylneuraminate synthase; this encodes MKYNQFIKINDRKISINDSVYFIADIASNHDGNLDRAHDLIRLAKQSGADAVKFQHFRATKIVSDYGFSHLKTKIGHQNEWKKSVFDTYKEYECPREWTLDLIETARKEGIDLLTTPYDFEAVDLFKNVIPAFKIGSGDITWTEFLEYIALQGKPVLLATGASSMGDVERAVAAVLKHNRNLVLLQCNTNYTGCRDNFRYVNLNVLKTYAKQFPRMVLGFSDHTPGYTAVLGAVSLGARVIEKHFTDDNNRVGPDHSFSMNPRSWKDMVENTRDLEVALGSGIKTIEKNENETAIIQRRCIRAAHELKPESIINRDDLEILRPSILGAVQPYDIDLLLGKKIKTYKQHGEDISLTDMELS